A DNA window from Impatiens glandulifera chromosome 7, dImpGla2.1, whole genome shotgun sequence contains the following coding sequences:
- the LOC124945904 gene encoding dolichyl-diphosphooligosaccharide--protein glycosyltransferase subunit DAD1 — translation MAKSSATKDAQALFRSLRSAYAATPTNLKIIDLYVVFAVSTALIQVVYMAVVGSFPFNSFLSGVLSCVGTAVLAVCLRIQVNKENKEFKDVPPERAFADFVLCNLVLHLVIMNFLG, via the exons atgGCGAAGTCGTCGGCGACCAAGGATGCCCAAGCACTTTTTCGCTCTCTCCGATCTGCCTATGCTGCAACTCCCACCAATCTCAAG ATCATCGATCTCTACGTTGTCTTTGCTGTATCAACAGCTCTGATTCAG GTAGTTTATATGGCTGTTGTTGGGTCCTTTCCTTTCAATTCATTTCTTTCTGGGGTGCTCTCATGTGTTGGAACAGCAGTTCTTGCTG TTTGTCTCCGTATTCAAGTGAACAAAGAGAACAAGGAATTTAAG GATGTGCCGCCAGAACGTGCATTTGCAGATTTTGTGCTTTGCAATCTAGTTCTCCATTTGGTGATTATGAACTTCCTTGGATAG
- the LOC124945909 gene encoding inactive poly [ADP-ribose] polymerase RCD1-like, with the protein MESEASTNVHQVIVDTNRRHWDGKSKLPLHISLNPSTKKITKRTNLGAFSGLYGGSQTACMRSAHKSYTGFTRSRVPKQLMYYQSGKWSDFPSDLVDIVKKDLWMNKATSQVEFNGHTFVLDFVHMMLLNLKTGLGQSIAWIDEADQRFFPETLIDDDEFHNSSYHDETDGQKHQSEMPHQYNNLKLKLKADVDGVDCQRLIEHSDESNYGVRMPNVGNYNAEVEVNHVETDQLENNLMDGTSAEFRNLDSDIIRKMFFMSLDSSVKAEILQIFRSSGTSADIRLELFQKQLEITKKYSGDANVRYAWCPLPKAALFSIMKYGIQQQQVMPTTKPTYGDGFHLTPVNSASIGKNYFDGDENRVQHMVLCRVIMGNMEVLHPGSTQFHPSSEEYDSGVDDLARPSRYVVWNMNINTHIYPEYVINFKVSSDAAGINAVNESKLKISSVNPCSKGLSANAAMVSYIPLLPLFDALTDKVHPKDINLIQKYYKLLQMKKMRREDFVTGLRLTVGDSLLRQAFANPKSEPDAAPKEGGRVGSSSNPPLESNKQPSP; encoded by the exons ATGGAATCCGAGGCATCAACTAATGTCCATCAGGTTATTGTTGATACAAATAGAAGACACTGGGATGGGAAATCCAAGTTACCTTTGCATATTTCATTAAATCCCTCAACCAAAAAGATTACAAAGAGGACTAACTTGGGTGCATTCAGTGGCCTGTATGGTGGTAGCCAAACTGCTTGCATGAGATCTGCACATAAGTCTTATACAGGTTTTACTAGAAGTAGAGTGCCAAAACAGCTGATGTACTATCAGAGTGGTAAATGGAGTGATTTTCCCAGTGATCTGGTTGATATTGTTAAAAAAGATCTCTGGATGAATAAAGCCACTAGTCAGGTAGAATTCAATGGTCATACATTTGTTCTGGATTTTGTACATATGATGCTTTTGAACTTGAAAACTGGTTTAGGACAATCAATTGCCTGGATTGATGAAGCAGATCAACGTTTCTTTCCAGAGACCCTTATTGATGATGACGAGTTCCATAATAGTAGCTACCATGATGAAACTGATGGTCAAAAGCATCAATCTGAAATGCCTCATCAGTACAACAACCTCAAACTGAAGCTAAAAGCTGATGTGGATGGAGTAGATTGTCAAAGGTTGATTGAACATTCTGATGAATCAAATTATGGGGTGAGAATGCCTAATGTTGGCAACTATAATGCAGAAGTTGAGGTGAATCATGTAGAAACTGATCaactagaaaataatttgatggaTGGCACTAGTGCTGAATTTAGAAATCTTGATTCTGATATCATAAGGAAAATGTTCTTCATGAGCTTGGACTCATCTGTTAAAGCAGAGATTCTCCAAATTTTTCGCAGTTCTGGTACTTCAGCAGACATTCGTCTGGAGCTGTTCCAGAAGCAACTCGAAATCACCAAAAAGTACAGTGGTGATGCAAATGTTCGATATGCTTGGTGTCCTTTGCCGAAGGCTGCACTTTTCAGTATCATGAAGTATGGGATCCAGCAACAGCAAGTCATGCCCACAACCAAACCCACATATGGTGATGGTTTTCATCTGACACCAGTAAACTCTGCTTCTATCGG TAAAAACTATTTTGACGGTGACGAAAATAGGGTGCAACATATGGTATTATGTCGTGTAATAATGGGGAATATGGAGGTTCTTCATCCAGGATCCACACAGTTCCATCCTAGCAGTGAAGAGTATGATAGTGGTGTGGATGATCTTGCTCGTCCCAGTCGTTATGTAGTGTGGAATATGAATATAAACACTCATATTTACCCAGAATATGTGATCAATTTCAAGGTGTCTTCTGATGCTGCAG GTATTAATGCTGTAAATGAGAGTAAGCTTAAAATTTCATCAGTCAATCCTTGTTCAAAGGGACTTTCGGCCAATGCTGCAATGGTTTCCTATATacctcttcttcctctgtttgaTGCACTTACAGATAAAGTACATCCtaaagatattaatttaattcaaaaatattataaattgttacAG atgaagaagatgaggcgTGAAGACTTTGTCACAGGTCTGCGATTGACCGTAGGTGATTCTCTATTGAGACAG GCATTTGCAAATCCAAAGAGTGAACCAGATGCTGCACCTAAAGAAGGAGGAAGGGTAGGGAGTTCATCCAACCCTCCTCTAGAAAGCAACAAACAGCCTTCTCCCTAG
- the LOC124945910 gene encoding probable inactive shikimate kinase like 2, chloroplastic — translation MASSTRWSICFISPKNPTTKSINHHPQFSIYKPISTPSSSSSSSSLTISGVSSSTTCFTPRRKLSRIACKSASTIFTGTTHYEFTDGSTDVELRLELNGHDVQSSRDVFVDTDENSLTIRIQRPGYNKTLMETTCLYDKIKPSETIWFIDDEQLVVNLKKNDPDLKWPDIIETWESLTAGVLQILQGTSIYLVGDSTEINQKIARELAVGLKYTPLNTKDLLETFAKQSIESWVVDEGLDSVAEAESLILENLSSHVRAVVATLGGEHGASRRGDKWQHIYAGFSVWLSQSEATDEDSAKEEVKNHIQTGGTSYSNADVVVKLAGWDPTYAKTVAQASLSAIKRLILSDKKLPGKKSLYIRLGCRGDWPNIKPPGWDPCSERG, via the exons atggCTAGCAGTACGAGGTGGAGTATCTGCTTCATCTCTCCTAAAAACCCAACAACTAAATCCATTAATCATCATCCTCAATTCTCTATTTACAAACCCATTTCAaccccttcttcttcttcttcttcttcttccttgacTATTTCCGGCGTATCTTCTTCGACCACCTGTTTCACTCCTCGCCGGAAATTGAGTCGCATAGCCTGCAAAAGCGCCTCCACCATTTTCACAGGCACCACCCATTATGAG TTCACAGATGGTTCAACCGACGTGGAATTAAGGTTAGAACTCAATGGACATGATGTTCAAAGTTCCAGAGATGTCTTTGTCGATACAGATGAGAACTCTCTGACAATCAGAATCCAACGGCCTGGATACAACAAAACTCTCATGGAGACGACTTGTCTCTATGACAAAATAAAACCATCCGAAACAATATG gTTTATAGATGATGAACAACTTGTTGTTAACTTGAAGAAGAATGACCCAGATTTGAAATGGCCTGATATCATAGAGACATGGGAGTCCCTCACAGCAGGAGTGCTGCAGATTCTACAAGGAACATCTATCTACTTGGTTGGAGATTCAACTGAAATCAATCAGAAAATTGCTCGTGAACTAGCTGTTGGTCTTAA GTATACGCCACTCAACACCAAGGATTTGTTAGAAACATTTGCCAAGCAGAGCATCGAGTCAT GGGTGGTTGATGAAGGATTGGACTCGGTTGCAGAAGCAGAAAGTTTGATATTGGAAAACCTTAGCAG TCATGTTCGAGCGGTTGTGGCTACATTAGGAGGAGAACATGGTGCTTCAAGAAGGGGAGATAAGTGGCAACATATTTATGCCGGTTTTTCAGTATGGTTGTCACAGTCCGAAGCTACGGATGAAGATTCAGCGAAAGAGGAGGTTAAGAACCACATTCAAACTGGCGGTACTTCTTACTCTAATGCAGATGTTGTTGTGAAGCTTGCCGGTTGGGATCCCACCTATGCCAAAACCGTCGCTCAGGCTTCATTGAGCGCAATTAAACGATTGATTCTATCGGATAAAAAACTTCCAGGTAAAAAGAGCTTATACATAAGGTTGGGTTGTCGGGGTGACTGGCCAAACATCAAACCACCCGGTTGGGACCCTTGCTCTGAAAGgggttaa